The Candidatus Methylomirabilota bacterium genomic sequence ATCATCTACGGCGCGGCGAAGAAGTTCCGCTCGAGCCCGCTCGCCCAGCTCTACTCGGCCGCGGGCCTCGAGCTGTCGAGCGTCTACGGCGGCGTGGACCAGGTGGACGCCGCGCTCGAGGATGGCGAAGGCCTGCCGCGTGACGCGCTCGACGCCGCGCACCGGGCGATGCGCCGCGCGACGGAGATCGAGGTGGCGCGCATGGAGCGCTACCTGCCCTTCCTCGCCACGACGGCCAGCGCCGCGCCCTTCATCGGTCTCTTCGGCACGATCGTCGGCATCATGAGCGCCTTCCACGGCATCGGGCAGCAGGGCTCCGCGAGCCTGGCCGTCGTGGCGCCGGGCATCTCCGAGGCGCTGATCGCCACGGCCGCGGGGCT encodes the following:
- a CDS encoding MotA/TolQ/ExbB proton channel family protein; this encodes MSSNVLEPILQAGPLARFVLGVLLFFSVICWALIVEKWWEFRALKRDAKGFTRAYREGRRFSIIYGAAKKFRSSPLAQLYSAAGLELSSVYGGVDQVDAALEDGEGLPRDALDAAHRAMRRATEIEVARMERYLPFLATTASAAPFIGLFGTIVGIMSAFHGIGQQGSASLAVVAPGISEALIATAAGLGAAIPAVMGYNFFINRTRRLATEMDGFTLELVNIFARPAPAKAASR